CAACACAAACTTTATTaagaaattgatcaaataagagcgaagaagaagaaaaaaaaaattagataagtatgaaaaagaatataaaaaatagataaagtatgagagaaaaatgGAAAAGCTGAATAGATTAGtgttaaaaatttgaaaataaaattcaagTTTTGGATAGACATTTTTGTAGACACTCCAAATGAAAAAATAGACTATTTTTTGTAGGAGGAGGAACTATATTGATCAGCTATCAAATATTCTATACCTTTACATGCATGTGTAAGACTTTCAAATATTCTTATTCAATGTGTGTGCACGTGCGTGTATCATGAAGAGGACCCCACAagctaaaatataaataaaatattagtactccatatttgTGCTTCATTTCAGAGTTACTAGTCTACaccctctatcttcttcaaaATCATGAAATGGATCCTTGCATTAAGAGTGGTTTAGAACCTCTCTTCCTGCTCACAGCTCGTCGTGTATTCCCATTGGTTGATCTTTATTGAGCGACTCCATTTTCTCTTGCAGTTCCTATCAACAAACATAACCACATTTACAAGTGTGTTTCTCTAAACCACTATAGATTAAAGGAAAGAGAATAAGGGGTGGCAATAACACCTTGAGTTTATCTTCAATACACAGAGCAGGAGTGGCTAAGAATGCAAGGTATCTGGAAATACACGCATTCCAAGTTAGATGGCTAGTGCACAACAATGGCAAAGCCCAATCACAAAAACCATAACAGGTTACATAGAGAGAGATTCTTACTCGCAACGGCTTGGTTCATCAACATCCGTGAGTTCATTTTTCAAACCACACCTTAACCGCACCTGTGGAGGAGAATAAACAGACAAAAATGATAAACCACGCTATAAACTATACAAGGAGacaaaacacactcaaaatgcCGATTGCCCCTCTTTAAAACAAATGGAAGTTCCATGGATGTGAAATAAAGTTGATTTTGGGGAAGAATAGTCCACCAAATGATGAGTGTGTTATCTCCTTCACATTTGAGAGTATAATTGActttaaattttaacaaaatgaaaatttatatCTGCAGGTTCCAACGCTTTCTTTTGAAGATAGATGATTCGACTATTAAAATCCATTGGCTGGTTATGGATTGCATGCTGATAAGATGCAAGATGTTCATACTTAATATATATGATCTACCTTTAAGCTTCTATCTGGGCCATTCCAGCACTTATCTCCATTCATAAACTGCATTACCCTGTAAGATTCCTCAAATTTCTCCCAGCTCCTACACAAAAATTAAgcagcctttaaaacaaaaataataggagtaatataaACTGTAGACTGAAGCATGGAACAACAGGTAGTACAAATCCCAAGCAGAATATATGATGAAGTGCTCTGCTCATTAAAGTGCTTACCCTAAACGAGTTGTGCTGTATCCCTCCTCCTGGGTAGCTTGTTTGAATGGGCAAACTTTGTAAACATACCTGTAAGAGTAATTCCATTCCTCAGAGATGTTTTTTTCAAGTGGAACTCAAAAACACAATCAAGGACATCCGGACATGAGAAAGAAACTAAAGAAATTTCTTACTTGTTCTGCTTGCTTTCAAAGCATTTACCATAGAATGAATAAAATTCCTTCTCTGGCCCTGCAATTACATTTTGAAGATATTAAAACCCTATACAAATGCATCCAAAGTATACAGTTAACAATAAATAAAGGTTTTCTCGATGTCAAAGTCGTTACCAAAATCTTCTATTAGTTTCTGCTTCAGATGCGATATCCTTGACTGTATTTTTGATAATTTGGAACTGGATTCATCATATTCTTTACGCACCTGCGCAGCCTCTGAAAAATCAATCAGCAATATGATGAATATCTCTGTTTGAATCCAAtgatgcataaataaaattagggaAGTTGTCTTTACCAGATACATTAACAGGTTTCTGGAAAATATTGACAGCCTGAAAGATGCTCTTCACTCTTTGTTGTATCTTGTCCAGCCATGATGAGCTACTTGTGCCAGTTATATCTGAGAATTTTGGATCATATTCTGGTAAGTTTTTTAAGCAGGCTGTGAAAGTGATTCTTAAGAAAATTAATTTACCTGAAAAGTCTAATTCATCATCAGACTCAAGTCTCTGTGAAGAACTAGAATCATACTGATTCGCTCCATCAAAGTCATCAACTTGATCTTCactgtcatcatcatcatcatcatatctATTATGCTCATCCTCCTCCGAGGCGTAACCAGCATCATCCTCATAATTGGATTCATTTGGCGTCTCATTTGGATATTGGTGATCCTGATTTTGAGAGGTTTCAATCTCCTCCTTATGTTGCTCGTTTTTTCCCCCCGTCCATCGAGATGCAACTAGGCGGCCCAACTCTTCTTTTGATAGTGATTCAGTGTTTTCAGCTACATTTTCCACCTGGAAAAAGAAGGGTTACCCTGTAGCTTACAAACATGTTGGATAAGGAATCGAGTCATTAGGATCTTTGAAACCTGAGAACCAGTACATAAAATAAAAGCTACTAATATTACCATAAGAAGTAAATGATACAGCTACTTACTAGTGCAGGGCTAAAGATAAATGACCAAAACTGATATGGGTGTCATCTTCACTAAAAACATACCTGATTTCCACTATCAAGACCATCCTTGCCATCAGAAGTGGAGTCTTCAACTAGCTGTTCAGTATTCTAAAAAAAGTAGATTTTCATTATTAACAACTAAAAAAGTTGTCAGTGATTCAGTTGTGTATTCCAAGAAGGCCAAACCTGGATAGAGCCATCTTGTTCCCCTGCTCCATCATTAGAAAGTTTGTCCTCAATTGAATGGTCACCAAGTTCAGGTTCAGTGTAAGATCCATGATTGTCTTCCGCAGAGTCCTAATGAAAGTCAAATgtacaatttcaaaatttatgaaaaaaaatggtTGCTGAGATAGTTATGCCCAAATGCACTCAGTTATATGGAGGCAtctgtttttatttattgagtAGAGTGGATGTATTGGAAGGATTCATCTATTATCTATAATTACAGATAAGTTTTAAACCAACTTTTTGTCTCTTCCTATAAAAAATGTTAGGTCGTCGATAAATATGTTTTCTCTAAGCAAGAAGGTAACATAGTGTCTACATCTCCTCATAAAGAAGCTCTCGCAAGGGTTTCTTTGTTATCAATTCATCTTTATTCTGCTAATGATCCCTGTAGTATCTTTACCTTACAACTGGATAACATCTAGAATATTTATTTGGACAAACCTTCAAGTTTACACTCAACATTCTTCATTGCATGTAAAACTAATACGTGAAAAAAAGTACAATACAAAGGCATATTAATTAGAGATTTACTGTTAGATGGAAGTTAATGatacataatactccctccgtcccaattaagatggacacgttttcctttttagtttgtcccaactaaatgacacatttcattttttggaaactttctctctccaattaatacacccaaccacttttttccacccctattaaaatattcatctttctttctctctctattttaatactttcaCCCACCTTTTCTCTTTCCAATTAAACgcattaaccaataactcctaaaatcctgTGCCGGCTAAGGAATGTTTCAttttagccgggacggagggagtagtctAATCCTATTCATTGATAATCactgaaaattaaaaattacggGATGTACAACAACGTGTAATACATTGTTGATTAtacataataatttatttatgttcTTTATGTACTCTATGAATTAAATCCGTCATATGAACAGGGGTAAACTCATGTTAGTAAAACCTGAGGAGGTTGATCTACTAGCCCAATATCATCATGGATGTCCTTCGGTTTAGGCTCTGTATCTTCAGCTTTCGTATCGTCATCTTTGGTAGCTTGGGCTTCCTTTCTTTCCTTCTCTTCCTTTTCTTTCTGAAGCCGTTCTTGCTCCTCAGCCTTTTCTATCTGTTCCTTGCGCTCTTGACAAAGATAGAGCAAAAGCAAGCAATAGGATAAGTAATTGATGAAATATATCTCTCAGAATAGAATATGCATCACACTATCGCAGTATGGAAGATACAAAATTTGACTCAAAAGCTTCAAAGGTTACAACACAAATATAGGAGTACATAGTCCGCGAGGAGCTTGATACTGTAATGAACTAAAACTTCACATGATGTGCCACAGTCCTCTCATTGCCATTTTAGAAGGTGAGCTAGAATTTTTGCACATTTTCTACAACCATCGTTAGGTTTTAGTAGCTTACTTTATTCATTGTTCTTTAAACAAGCTCATAAGAACAGCAGAAATCACCCGCAAAGAACATTAGGGTTGTACTGAAGCATGGCTTATTTTCCCAGGGAAACACATGCAGTTacacataaataaaatgaaaatagattCAGATTTATACATGCGCAAAATAGAGTCCTAAAATCATCAAGGGATTCTATGGTGTCTGTGTCAGTCAAACAGTGAGATTAATGAATGACCTAACTTAAGAGGCAGTAAAGCACATGGAATAGCTTTTTAGATTTCTTTTGGTGGGGGTGAGGGAAAGTGGAGCATGTTTACCCTTGAGCTTTTCAACCAAT
This sequence is a window from Salvia splendens isolate huo1 chromosome 14, SspV2, whole genome shotgun sequence. Protein-coding genes within it:
- the LOC121765258 gene encoding glucosidase 2 subunit beta-like — protein: METRIRPNLMLFGCSIILLLHGITRSAASLPPIDSLFGVSPEDASYYKGLSSASAIKCKDGSKKFNKSQFNDDFCDCPDGTDEPGTSACPNGKFYCKNAGHAPIVLYSSRVNDGICDCCDGSDEYDGKTICPNTCWEAGKVAREKLKKKIATYQEGVTIRRKEIEKAKLSISKEEAELEKLKEEEKILNGLVEKLKERKEQIEKAEEQERLQKEKEEKERKEAQATKDDDTKAEDTEPKPKDIHDDIGLVDQPPQDSAEDNHGSYTEPELGDHSIEDKLSNDGAGEQDGSIQNTEQLVEDSTSDGKDGLDSGNQVENVAENTESLSKEELGRLVASRWTGGKNEQHKEEIETSQNQDHQYPNETPNESNYEDDAGYASEEDEHNRYDDDDDDSEDQVDDFDGANQYDSSSSQRLESDDELDFSDITGTSSSSWLDKIQQRVKSIFQAVNIFQKPVNVSEAAQVRKEYDESSSKLSKIQSRISHLKQKLIEDFGPEKEFYSFYGKCFESKQNKYVYKVCPFKQATQEEGYSTTRLGSWEKFEESYRVMQFMNGDKCWNGPDRSLKVRLRCGLKNELTDVDEPSRCEYLAFLATPALCIEDKLKELQEKMESLNKDQPMGIHDEL